A genomic stretch from Actinomadura rubteroloni includes:
- a CDS encoding CHAT domain-containing protein, translated as MATSANFERLMADSEDLREQFEQTNDVRLLRRATALALTASRRAGGDHEQGHALANYAANLHWLAHVTGRSSALFAVERRYSEASRLLQAGTDEHSKVLANLLLLARQLFERSGDVAVLDGALGEGRAALAITTDGQRRAILARQLGSLLRFRFLAESDPDDLAEALRLLEDAYTSNRDKRQAAATANAFAAALGEYYSLTGKGSFLDRAVALLADALEKLGANDPDRAMLANNLANSLSQRFEAAGDPKDLEEAIAWAREALRIGAGSVEETRYRRTLGSYLILSFQSRGVIGELREAVGELRQAHRLAATGSDARGMALGALATALAGLAFTADDEDAAAESLEVARHAVAETSPTSTVYPARVSNLCMRLGEEAEKTGRAELLDEAIRRQVALRQELLEGHRWSADLMRVHANLLVDRSRLAGRAEDARTATEICRAALAETDSGAALRVLLMMVLARAATQLWRLGTAEPDPRPEWATVVEVAEAKGGRSGLDAGVQALRHAGDLRDWPLALRAAALAVSSLESLVTAQHTTSDRYDWLRHTADLSGLALEAGLEMDRPDLAVDLAHRAHAMVLRLATRGRQPADANEGWQEYLDTVADAEPVVIIAPGRWSGYAVVLSGDAIAPLPLPALTAEAVQRWTDRYGAEVLDLTAGRAGKEDLHPLLVQLGQWLGKHAIEPLLRSTRRTTFSVIDMGRLGGLPLNAAWWFDRARGRPVMMHEVARMRTLPTMSHHYAIDAPGHTGAVRMISLVGRRTSSGDLTATEAKIAQKWTTLTALNPEEDGGPFPAADVLHATGHAIVDSAAPVQGRITLPGGLAVSFRKLAEILERKTRTVPSLVLFTACQTVHRDVRVPGEHLGLASVALELGARTVVGTRYPISDRSMFVFATRFLRHLTEGVPPVRAWHETVTWMADASASSVGRWLEHVAADIGENDQAFNQLRAWVAGRSDDQAPFASPIYWAGITYVGG; from the coding sequence GTGGCGACGTCTGCGAACTTCGAACGCCTGATGGCCGATTCCGAGGATCTGCGCGAGCAGTTCGAACAGACCAATGACGTGCGCCTGTTGCGCAGAGCGACGGCTCTTGCACTTACCGCTTCCCGCCGGGCGGGCGGCGACCACGAGCAGGGACACGCACTCGCCAACTACGCTGCGAATTTGCATTGGCTGGCTCATGTCACCGGCAGGTCCTCAGCGCTGTTCGCGGTGGAACGGCGCTACAGTGAGGCGTCCCGGCTGCTGCAAGCCGGAACGGACGAGCACAGCAAGGTCCTCGCCAACCTCCTACTGCTCGCCCGGCAACTCTTCGAACGTTCGGGTGACGTCGCCGTCCTGGACGGCGCTCTGGGCGAGGGGCGCGCCGCGCTCGCCATCACCACCGACGGCCAACGCCGCGCGATATTGGCCAGACAGCTGGGCTCCCTCCTGCGGTTCCGTTTCCTCGCCGAATCGGACCCAGATGACCTCGCGGAGGCGTTGCGGCTCCTCGAAGATGCTTACACGTCCAACCGTGATAAGCGGCAAGCCGCGGCGACTGCGAACGCGTTCGCCGCAGCACTCGGCGAGTACTACTCGCTCACGGGAAAAGGATCATTCCTCGACCGAGCCGTCGCCCTGCTGGCCGATGCCTTGGAGAAGCTGGGCGCAAACGATCCCGACCGGGCGATGCTCGCCAATAACCTGGCCAATTCTCTTTCCCAGCGGTTCGAAGCGGCAGGTGATCCGAAAGATCTCGAGGAAGCGATCGCATGGGCACGTGAGGCACTCAGAATCGGCGCCGGGAGCGTGGAAGAGACACGTTACCGGCGAACACTGGGCAGCTACTTGATCCTGAGCTTCCAGAGTCGCGGGGTGATCGGCGAACTGCGGGAGGCCGTCGGTGAGCTCCGCCAGGCGCACCGGCTCGCCGCGACCGGATCGGACGCCCGGGGGATGGCTCTCGGAGCCCTTGCGACCGCGCTGGCCGGCCTAGCCTTCACAGCCGACGACGAGGACGCCGCAGCGGAAAGCCTGGAAGTGGCCAGGCACGCGGTGGCCGAGACCTCGCCGACCTCGACTGTGTACCCGGCCAGAGTCAGCAACCTCTGCATGAGGCTCGGAGAGGAGGCGGAGAAAACCGGACGGGCCGAGCTACTCGACGAGGCGATCCGGCGGCAGGTGGCCCTTCGCCAGGAGCTTCTGGAAGGCCATCGCTGGAGTGCCGACCTCATGCGCGTCCACGCGAATCTGCTCGTTGACCGCAGCAGGCTCGCCGGTCGCGCGGAGGATGCCCGGACCGCGACCGAGATCTGCCGGGCCGCCCTGGCGGAGACGGATTCGGGCGCGGCGCTGAGAGTGCTGCTCATGATGGTGCTCGCGAGGGCCGCGACCCAGTTGTGGCGGCTGGGTACCGCCGAGCCCGATCCACGGCCGGAGTGGGCGACGGTCGTTGAAGTGGCGGAAGCGAAGGGGGGCCGGTCCGGCCTGGACGCCGGCGTTCAGGCGCTTCGGCATGCCGGCGACTTGCGTGACTGGCCGCTCGCGCTGAGGGCCGCCGCGCTCGCCGTCTCAAGCCTTGAAAGCCTGGTCACGGCCCAGCACACGACCTCTGATCGATACGACTGGCTGCGGCATACTGCGGACCTATCGGGACTCGCGCTCGAAGCCGGGTTGGAGATGGATCGGCCCGACCTAGCCGTCGATCTCGCCCACAGGGCGCACGCAATGGTGCTGCGACTCGCCACTCGGGGACGGCAGCCGGCAGATGCTAACGAAGGCTGGCAGGAATACCTCGACACCGTGGCGGATGCCGAGCCGGTGGTCATCATCGCCCCGGGCCGCTGGTCGGGTTACGCCGTCGTCCTGTCGGGCGACGCCATCGCGCCTTTGCCGCTGCCCGCGCTCACGGCGGAGGCTGTCCAGCGCTGGACCGACCGGTATGGCGCGGAGGTCCTCGATCTGACGGCTGGACGAGCCGGCAAGGAGGATCTGCATCCGCTTCTCGTTCAGCTCGGTCAATGGTTGGGCAAGCATGCGATCGAACCGCTCCTCCGGTCCACTCGTCGGACGACGTTCTCGGTGATCGACATGGGACGGCTGGGCGGCCTGCCGCTCAATGCCGCCTGGTGGTTCGATCGCGCGCGGGGCCGCCCCGTCATGATGCACGAGGTGGCGCGCATGCGGACGCTGCCGACGATGAGCCACCACTATGCGATCGATGCTCCCGGCCACACGGGCGCAGTGCGGATGATCTCTCTTGTCGGAAGGCGGACTTCGAGCGGGGACCTGACCGCAACCGAGGCGAAAATCGCCCAAAAATGGACCACCCTCACGGCATTGAATCCGGAGGAAGACGGTGGCCCGTTCCCCGCGGCAGACGTGCTGCACGCCACCGGGCATGCGATCGTCGACAGCGCGGCTCCGGTCCAGGGTCGGATCACGCTTCCCGGTGGGCTCGCCGTGTCGTTCCGAAAGCTGGCCGAGATCCTCGAACGGAAGACGCGGACGGTGCCCTCGCTCGTGCTCTTCACGGCATGCCAGACCGTTCACCGCGACGTCAGGGTCCCGGGCGAACACCTCGGCCTGGCCAGTGTCGCACTCGAATTGGGTGCCCGGACCGTTGTCGGCACCCGCTACCCGATCTCGGATCGGAGCATGTTCGTGTTCGCCACGCGCTTCCTGCGGCACCTGACGGAAGGCGTGCCGCCAGTGCGCGCCTGGCACGAGACGGTGACATGGATGGCCGATGCGTCGGCCTCATCGGTCGGTCGCTGGCTGGAGCACGTCGCCGCCGACATCGGAGAGAACGATCAGGCATTCAACCAACTCCGCGCCTGGGTCGCGGGACGATCCGATGACCAGGCGCCCTTTGCCTCGCCGATCTATTGGGCTGGCATCACCTATGTCGGCGGCTGA
- a CDS encoding NUDIX hydrolase, translating into MTDVPAWLDRFRREAPRLRVPEGLRPPPGAGRAAAVLILFGSGPSGPDVLLTERAATLTKHAGQPAFPGGRIDPGDDGPVGAALREAQEEAGVVPDGVDVLLTLPELYLSHSEHRVTPVAAWWREPSEIAPGHPGEVATVARVPIADLTDPANRTTVRHPAGLTLGPAFKVGGMVVWGFTAALLDQVLEAGGWNRPWDAGQVEDLPSVVLDVTRP; encoded by the coding sequence GTGACCGACGTTCCGGCCTGGCTCGACCGATTCCGCCGTGAGGCGCCGCGGCTGCGCGTGCCCGAAGGGCTGCGTCCGCCGCCGGGCGCGGGACGGGCCGCCGCCGTGCTGATCCTGTTCGGCTCGGGCCCGTCGGGACCGGACGTCCTGCTCACCGAACGCGCCGCCACCCTCACCAAGCACGCCGGCCAGCCCGCCTTCCCCGGCGGGCGCATCGACCCCGGCGACGACGGCCCGGTCGGCGCGGCGCTGCGGGAGGCGCAGGAGGAGGCGGGCGTCGTCCCGGACGGCGTGGACGTCCTGCTCACCCTCCCCGAGCTGTACCTCTCGCACAGCGAGCACCGCGTGACGCCCGTCGCGGCATGGTGGCGCGAGCCGTCGGAGATCGCGCCCGGCCATCCCGGCGAGGTCGCGACCGTGGCGCGCGTGCCGATCGCGGACCTGACGGATCCGGCGAACCGGACGACCGTCCGGCACCCGGCGGGTCTCACGCTCGGCCCCGCGTTCAAGGTCGGCGGCATGGTCGTGTGGGGATTCACCGCCGCGCTGCTGGACCAGGTCCTGGAGGCCGGCGGCTGGAACCGGCCGTGGGACGCCGGTCAGGTCGAAGATCTACCTTCCGTCGTGCTGGACGTGACCCGTCCGTAG
- a CDS encoding MarP family serine protease — protein MLGDHLLDLILIGLLALFAVSGYRQGFIVSLLSFVGFIGGGVVGVLIAPPIAEATVSGSAQQALLAIVVAFLAATLGQLIASSLGAVLRNRVTGVNARAVDAAGGAIVSSLSLLIVAWFFGTLMFNSEFTPVRRQVKTSSILGGINTIMPSQAEGWFGSFKQFVWSSEFPQVFNGLGGESVAEVPPPDDAILNTEALQAAKRSIVKVVSTAPECQRRIEGTGFVFAPGKVMTNAHVVAGARGSSTIAALDGSRVRGRVVLYDPKRDVAVLNVPGLKAPALKFAGTARVRDDAIIAGFPKNHPFTAGAARIRARQIARGPDIYHAGQVKREIYAIRGTVEPGNSGGPLLSSDGRVFGVIFAAALDTPSTGYALTAAEVTPDADAARTATSAVSTGQCSD, from the coding sequence GTGCTCGGCGACCACCTTCTCGACCTGATCCTCATCGGGCTCCTCGCGCTGTTCGCGGTCTCGGGGTACCGGCAGGGCTTCATCGTGAGCCTGCTGAGCTTCGTCGGCTTCATCGGCGGCGGCGTGGTCGGCGTGCTCATCGCGCCGCCGATCGCCGAGGCGACCGTCAGCGGCAGCGCGCAGCAGGCGCTGCTCGCCATCGTCGTGGCGTTCCTCGCGGCGACGCTCGGGCAGCTCATCGCGTCGTCGCTCGGCGCCGTCCTGCGCAACCGGGTGACGGGGGTGAACGCGCGCGCGGTGGACGCGGCCGGCGGCGCGATCGTCAGCTCCCTGTCCCTGCTGATCGTGGCGTGGTTCTTCGGGACGCTGATGTTCAACTCCGAGTTCACGCCCGTCCGGCGGCAGGTGAAGACGTCCTCGATCCTCGGCGGCATCAACACGATCATGCCGTCGCAGGCCGAGGGCTGGTTCGGCTCGTTCAAGCAGTTCGTGTGGAGCAGCGAGTTCCCGCAGGTCTTCAACGGGCTCGGCGGCGAGTCGGTCGCCGAGGTGCCGCCGCCGGACGACGCGATCCTCAACACCGAGGCGCTGCAGGCCGCCAAGCGCAGCATCGTCAAGGTCGTCAGCACGGCGCCGGAGTGCCAGCGCCGCATCGAGGGCACCGGCTTCGTGTTCGCGCCGGGGAAGGTCATGACGAACGCGCACGTGGTGGCGGGTGCGCGCGGATCCTCGACGATCGCGGCCCTGGACGGTTCCCGGGTGCGCGGACGCGTCGTCCTCTACGACCCCAAACGGGACGTGGCCGTACTGAACGTCCCGGGCCTCAAGGCGCCCGCGCTGAAGTTCGCCGGGACGGCCCGCGTCCGCGACGACGCCATCATCGCCGGCTTCCCCAAGAACCACCCCTTCACCGCGGGCGCGGCCCGCATCCGCGCCCGCCAGATCGCCCGCGGCCCGGACATTTACCACGCGGGACAGGTGAAGCGCGAGATCTACGCGATCCGCGGCACCGTGGAACCGGGCAACTCCGGTGGCCCCCTCCTCTCGTCCGACGGCCGCGTCTTCGGCGTGATCTTCGCCGCCGCCCTCGACACCCCCTCCACCGGCTACGCCCTCACCGCCGCCGAAGTGACCCCCGACGCCGACGCCGCCCGAACCGCCACAAGCGCCGTCTCAACCGGCCAGTGCTCCGACTGA
- a CDS encoding DUF309 domain-containing protein — MRDRDTEGRARNARPRDAYGRPLPHGATGVPTMPDDLDPDPACGLALAQRLLDEDRPFHAHEVLEAVWKAAPPDERELWRALAQIAVGVTHVRRGNPRGARALLSRAAESLEARTADAPHGIDTAGIVRTTRALLSRPDTELTPDTPIAIHLTH, encoded by the coding sequence ATGCGGGACCGCGATACCGAGGGACGCGCGCGCAACGCCCGTCCGCGCGATGCTTACGGCCGTCCGCTGCCGCACGGCGCGACCGGCGTCCCGACGATGCCGGACGACCTCGACCCCGACCCGGCGTGCGGCCTGGCCCTGGCGCAACGCCTTCTGGACGAGGACCGTCCGTTCCACGCGCACGAAGTGCTCGAAGCCGTCTGGAAGGCCGCGCCACCGGACGAACGCGAACTCTGGCGCGCCCTCGCGCAGATCGCGGTCGGCGTCACGCATGTGCGGCGCGGCAACCCGCGCGGCGCCCGCGCGCTCCTCTCCCGCGCGGCGGAGTCCTTGGAGGCTCGGACGGCGGACGCGCCGCACGGCATCGACACGGCGGGCATCGTCCGGACGACCCGGGCACTCCTGTCCCGCCCCGACACGGAGCTGACCCCGGACACGCCGATCGCGATCCACCTGACCCACTGA
- a CDS encoding alpha/beta fold hydrolase, which translates to MAGHDASIVEIDGPWTHRMVSAGGTRFHVVVAGEGPLVLLLHGFPQFWWSWHHQVASLAAAGYRAAAVDLRGYGGSDKPPRGYDLVTLAADAAGLVRALGEANACVVGHDWGGLLGWTMAVQHPKTVNRLAVVGAPHPLRLRRAVLTDPRGQAWAARHTAAFQVPMLPEKRLVRDDAALVGRLLRDWSGPGFPDERTESLARQAFQIPGVAHCALEYHRWLVRSLTRPDGLRYARRMRAQIQVPTLQLHGALDRCTLSSTAQGSGRYVTAPYRWKLIDGAGHFPHQERPETFDAHLLGWLADPEPER; encoded by the coding sequence ATGGCCGGGCACGACGCGTCGATCGTCGAGATCGACGGCCCATGGACGCACCGGATGGTCAGCGCGGGCGGCACCCGGTTCCATGTCGTCGTGGCCGGTGAGGGACCGCTCGTCCTCCTTCTGCACGGATTCCCGCAGTTCTGGTGGTCCTGGCACCACCAGGTCGCGTCACTCGCCGCGGCCGGGTACCGGGCGGCGGCCGTCGACCTGCGCGGCTACGGCGGCAGCGACAAACCGCCGCGCGGGTACGACCTCGTGACGCTCGCGGCCGACGCGGCGGGGCTCGTCCGGGCGCTCGGCGAGGCGAACGCGTGCGTCGTCGGGCACGACTGGGGCGGCTTGCTCGGCTGGACGATGGCCGTCCAGCACCCGAAGACCGTGAACCGGCTCGCGGTGGTCGGGGCGCCGCATCCCCTGCGGCTGCGCCGGGCCGTCCTGACCGATCCGCGCGGGCAGGCGTGGGCGGCGCGGCACACGGCCGCGTTCCAGGTGCCGATGCTGCCGGAGAAGCGGCTCGTCCGCGACGACGCCGCGCTCGTCGGCCGGCTGCTGCGCGACTGGTCGGGGCCGGGGTTCCCGGACGAGCGCACGGAGTCGCTGGCCCGTCAGGCATTCCAGATTCCGGGGGTGGCGCACTGTGCGCTGGAGTATCACCGGTGGCTCGTTCGGTCGCTGACCCGTCCGGACGGTCTTCGCTACGCCCGCAGGATGCGCGCCCAGATCCAAGTCCCGACGCTGCAACTTCATGGCGCGCTGGACCGCTGCACACTGTCCTCGACCGCGCAGGGATCGGGGCGCTACGTCACCGCGCCCTACCGCTGGAAGCTGATCGACGGCGCCGGGCACTTCCCGCACCAGGAGCGGCCCGAGACGTTCGACGCGCACCTGCTCGGCTGGCTCGCCGACCCCGAACCGGAGCGCTGA
- a CDS encoding phage holin family protein, producing MSEALPGERIEDKSLGDLVALASSNISGLVRAEMELAKLEIKNDAKKAALGSVMFAVAGLIGGLIVILLSIALAYGLVALGIWHWAAFLIVAGLYLLLAAGLIAIGYLRIRKIDGARRTRRTLRADLSMLRHRGEPDTPAPTE from the coding sequence ATGTCCGAGGCACTTCCGGGCGAGCGCATCGAGGACAAGTCCCTCGGCGACCTCGTCGCGCTCGCGTCCAGCAACATCTCCGGCCTGGTCCGGGCCGAGATGGAGCTGGCCAAGCTGGAGATCAAGAACGACGCCAAGAAGGCGGCGCTCGGCAGCGTCATGTTCGCCGTCGCCGGGCTGATCGGCGGGCTCATCGTGATCCTGCTGTCGATCGCCCTCGCCTACGGGCTGGTGGCGCTCGGGATCTGGCACTGGGCGGCGTTCCTGATCGTCGCGGGGCTGTACCTGCTGCTCGCGGCCGGGCTCATCGCGATCGGGTACCTGCGCATCAGGAAGATCGACGGCGCCCGGCGCACCCGGCGGACGCTCCGGGCCGACCTTTCCATGCTCCGCCACCGCGGGGAGCCGGACACACCAGCGCCGACGGAGTGA
- the nhaA gene encoding Na+/H+ antiporter NhaA, with product MSARRFIGLRYRRNVAEALRTETVGGIVMLVAALAALVLVNTPLSTAYEHLRSAEFGPDALGLAHMTLEHWASDALLALFFFIAGLELREELTHGELRNPRDAALPVFAAVAGVALPALIYLLVTAGTSGASRGWAIPTATDIAFALAVLAVAFPGAPSALRAFLLTLAVVDDLIAITIIAVFYTERLRPGPLLLGVVCLVAYAVLQTRGVRSPLVYAPLAVLAWYFVLRSGVHATVAGVALGMLTSCRETPDERPTNAERADHILRPLSAGVCVPVFAFLSAGVTLDAPALRAVFEDRVALGVIAALVIGKFVGVLGGAWAAVRLRLATFGEDLHWGDLAGVAVLAGVGFTVSLLIGGLAYGDAARFTHVTTSVLIASLIASVTAAVVFRLRARRRAGPAPDGPVA from the coding sequence ATGTCGGCACGCCGATTCATCGGCCTCCGCTACCGACGCAACGTCGCCGAGGCGCTGCGCACCGAGACGGTCGGCGGGATCGTCATGCTGGTCGCGGCGCTCGCGGCGCTGGTGCTGGTCAACACGCCGCTGTCGACGGCGTACGAGCATCTCCGCTCGGCGGAGTTCGGCCCGGACGCGCTCGGCCTCGCCCATATGACGCTGGAGCACTGGGCGTCGGACGCCCTTCTCGCCCTGTTCTTCTTCATCGCCGGCCTGGAACTGCGGGAGGAGCTGACGCACGGCGAGCTGCGCAACCCCAGGGACGCGGCGCTGCCGGTCTTCGCGGCGGTGGCGGGCGTCGCGCTCCCGGCGCTGATCTATCTGTTGGTGACGGCCGGGACGAGCGGCGCGTCACGCGGCTGGGCGATCCCGACCGCGACCGACATCGCGTTCGCGCTGGCCGTCCTGGCGGTGGCGTTCCCCGGCGCGCCGTCCGCCCTGCGCGCGTTCCTGCTGACGCTCGCGGTCGTGGACGACCTCATCGCCATCACGATCATCGCCGTCTTCTATACCGAGCGGCTGCGTCCGGGACCGCTGCTGCTGGGCGTCGTATGCCTCGTCGCGTACGCGGTCCTCCAGACCAGAGGGGTCCGGTCGCCGCTGGTGTACGCGCCGCTCGCGGTACTGGCCTGGTATTTCGTCCTGCGCAGCGGCGTTCATGCCACCGTCGCGGGCGTCGCGCTCGGGATGCTGACGTCGTGCCGCGAGACCCCGGACGAACGTCCCACCAACGCCGAACGCGCCGACCACATTCTCCGGCCGCTGTCGGCGGGGGTCTGCGTGCCCGTGTTCGCGTTCTTGTCCGCCGGTGTGACGCTCGATGCGCCCGCGCTGCGCGCGGTCTTCGAGGACCGTGTGGCCCTGGGGGTGATCGCGGCGCTCGTGATCGGTAAGTTCGTGGGCGTCCTCGGCGGCGCGTGGGCGGCGGTACGGCTGCGCCTCGCGACGTTCGGGGAGGATCTGCACTGGGGCGATCTCGCGGGAGTCGCCGTTCTCGCGGGCGTCGGGTTCACCGTCTCCCTGCTGATCGGCGGCCTGGCGTACGGGGACGCGGCACGGTTCACGCACGTGACGACGTCCGTCCTGATCGCGAGTCTCATCGCCTCGGTGACGGCCGCCGTCGTCTTCCGGCTGCGGGCACGTCGGCGGGCGGGTCCCGCGCCGGACGGTCCCGTCGCCTGA
- a CDS encoding type II secretion system F family protein, translating into MTVALVVGGVTGLFAGLGVAFAVARMFRRLGSADERRRRARLVADLPIAVDLLAACLRGGTSWEEAVRAVATALPGPLGDELDGVAARIRLGADPVDAWGALAADPVLAPLARTVARAAGSGATLAPSLTRLARDRRAEAHVEAVKRARAAGVHVLAPLGACFLPAFVLLGIVPSIAGLASSLGVPW; encoded by the coding sequence GTGACCGTCGCGCTGGTCGTGGGCGGTGTGACGGGCTTGTTCGCCGGGCTCGGTGTCGCATTCGCCGTGGCGCGGATGTTCCGGCGGCTCGGCTCGGCCGATGAACGGCGACGGCGGGCGCGGCTCGTCGCGGATCTGCCGATCGCCGTCGATCTGCTGGCCGCCTGCCTGCGCGGCGGGACGTCCTGGGAGGAGGCCGTGCGCGCCGTCGCCACCGCCCTGCCCGGCCCGCTCGGCGACGAGCTCGACGGCGTGGCGGCACGTATCCGGCTCGGCGCCGATCCGGTGGACGCGTGGGGCGCGCTGGCGGCGGATCCCGTGCTCGCGCCGCTGGCGAGAACCGTCGCACGGGCGGCCGGGAGCGGCGCGACGCTGGCGCCGTCTTTGACCCGGCTGGCCCGTGACCGCCGCGCCGAGGCGCATGTGGAGGCGGTGAAGCGGGCGCGCGCCGCCGGGGTCCATGTGCTCGCGCCGCTCGGCGCCTGCTTCCTCCCGGCCTTCGTACTCCTGGGGATCGTTCCGTCGATCGCCGGCTTGGCCTCGTCCCTCGGCGTCCCGTGGTGA
- a CDS encoding type II secretion system F family protein, translated as MIVLVMICMAAAAWTLLGPRPAVLRLARTLGHEPGFGEFAEAARARVAAVRDRRREPERWRAAVIELCDAMAAELTVGRTPGDAYAAAVAGLDPCVARRLPTSGSDPPFARLERVAASPGAEGLRLLAACWRIGAERGGTLGSVLDGLAKALRDELAQRREVATQLAGPRATARLLAALPLLGLAMAAGMGADPLGFLFGSLPGGACLVLGVSLDAAGLWWTRRLARGAEEVR; from the coding sequence GTGATCGTGCTGGTGATGATCTGCATGGCGGCAGCAGCCTGGACGTTGTTGGGGCCTCGACCGGCCGTCCTGCGGCTCGCACGGACCTTGGGTCACGAGCCGGGTTTCGGCGAGTTCGCCGAGGCCGCGCGGGCGCGGGTCGCCGCCGTTCGTGACCGTCGCCGCGAACCCGAACGGTGGCGCGCCGCCGTCATCGAACTGTGCGACGCGATGGCCGCCGAACTCACGGTCGGGCGGACCCCCGGCGACGCGTACGCCGCAGCCGTCGCCGGACTCGACCCGTGCGTCGCCCGGCGGTTGCCGACGTCCGGCTCCGACCCGCCCTTCGCTCGACTGGAACGCGTCGCGGCGTCGCCCGGCGCGGAGGGGCTGCGGCTCCTGGCGGCGTGCTGGCGGATCGGTGCGGAGCGCGGCGGAACGCTCGGCTCAGTCCTCGACGGGCTCGCGAAGGCGCTGCGGGACGAGCTGGCGCAACGGCGGGAGGTCGCCACCCAGTTGGCGGGGCCGCGCGCCACCGCGCGTTTGCTCGCGGCTCTGCCGCTGCTCGGCCTGGCCATGGCAGCCGGAATGGGCGCCGACCCGCTCGGCTTCCTCTTCGGTTCGCTCCCAGGCGGAGCGTGCCTGGTCCTCGGTGTGTCCCTCGATGCGGCGGGCCTGTGGTGGACACGGCGGCTCGCGCGAGGGGCGGAGGAAGTCCGATGA
- a CDS encoding TadA family conjugal transfer-associated ATPase, producing the protein MRRLSEAVRGRLADTGDEPTAGRVAAAVRAEDRLLGDSEVLALTDTLHADFVGAGPLEPLLRRPGVTDVLVNGPNEVWIDAGNGLTRTGVRFPDEASVRRLAQRLTATAGRRLDDAAPCADARLPGGVRLHAVLPPVAAGGTCLSLRLPRRHAFTLDELAAAGTVPPEGAALLAALIDARVAFLITGGTGTGKTTLLSCLLGRVDPGERMVLVEDSAELSPDHPHVVRLEARPPNIEGAGGVTLRDLVRQALRMRPDRLVVGEVRGVEVSDLLNALNTGHEGGCGTLHANAAADVPARLEALACAAGLSREAVHSQLAAALDVIVHLVRGPDGGARRVAEICLLDRAPDGLVGVLPTVSFTASGAVIAGDGAQALATRLDHRWTPGREPS; encoded by the coding sequence GTGAGGAGATTGTCGGAGGCCGTCCGGGGGCGGCTCGCGGACACCGGGGACGAGCCGACGGCGGGACGCGTCGCGGCCGCCGTGCGCGCCGAGGACCGGCTGCTCGGGGACAGCGAGGTGCTCGCCCTCACCGATACGTTGCACGCCGACTTCGTCGGGGCCGGACCGCTCGAACCGTTGCTGCGGCGGCCCGGCGTGACGGACGTCCTCGTCAACGGGCCGAACGAGGTGTGGATCGACGCGGGCAACGGCCTCACCCGGACGGGCGTGCGCTTCCCGGACGAAGCGAGCGTCCGTCGGCTCGCGCAGCGGCTCACCGCCACGGCCGGCCGCCGCCTGGACGACGCGGCGCCCTGCGCGGACGCGCGGCTGCCCGGCGGCGTTCGGCTCCACGCCGTCCTGCCTCCGGTCGCGGCGGGCGGCACGTGCCTGTCGCTGCGGCTTCCGCGCCGCCACGCGTTCACGCTGGACGAGTTGGCCGCGGCCGGGACCGTCCCGCCGGAGGGCGCGGCCCTGCTCGCCGCGCTGATCGACGCGCGGGTCGCCTTCTTGATCACCGGCGGCACGGGCACCGGCAAGACGACGCTGCTGAGCTGCCTCCTCGGGCGCGTCGATCCGGGCGAACGGATGGTGCTCGTCGAGGACTCCGCCGAGCTGAGCCCCGACCATCCGCACGTCGTGCGCTTGGAGGCACGGCCACCGAATATCGAAGGCGCGGGCGGCGTCACCCTGCGCGATCTCGTCCGCCAAGCGCTGCGGATGCGTCCGGATCGTCTGGTGGTGGGCGAGGTGCGCGGTGTCGAGGTCTCGGACCTGCTCAACGCCTTGAACACGGGCCACGAGGGTGGCTGCGGCACGTTGCACGCGAACGCCGCCGCCGACGTGCCCGCACGGCTGGAAGCGCTGGCGTGCGCGGCGGGGCTCAGCCGCGAGGCGGTGCACAGCCAGCTCGCCGCCGCACTCGACGTGATCGTCCACCTGGTCCGGGGGCCGGACGGCGGAGCACGCCGCGTCGCCGAGATCTGTCTGCTCGACCGCGCACCCGACGGCCTGGTCGGCGTGCTCCCGACGGTCTCCTTCACGGCGTCCGGAGCGGTGATCGCGGGCGACGGCGCCCAAGCACTGGCCACCCGTCTCGACCACCGCTGGACACCCGGGAGAGAGCCGTCATGA